Below is a genomic region from Hevea brasiliensis isolate MT/VB/25A 57/8 chromosome 3, ASM3005281v1, whole genome shotgun sequence.
ATCATCATGGCCTTGGCCTGTTTATTGTCAACAACCCAAAACCCTCTCTTTCAGAACCAGCGAAAACATGTTCAAGACCCTTAACTCTGCTTACATAGATGTGGGGGACACACCTGCTCAGTCTTGGTTCACCAACTCTTCTGAGTCTGCAAGTTTCTCCACAGCATCTGATGAGTCAGCTGGAGCTGATGAGCCCTCCTTAGAGACAGTGATTCAAGGTTTAAGGTCAGAGAGGCTGTTCTTTGAGCCTGGGGAGACTAGCTCAATCTTGGAAGAAGCCAAGGCAGGAGGTGGTGAGCTTCCATTTAAAGAGAGTGTGGTTTTGTCGATGGACTCCCAAGACCCTTATGTGGATTTCAAGAAATCGATGGAGGAAATGGTGGAGGCTCATGGTTTAAAAGAAAGGGAAGGTCTTGAAGAGTTGCTTTGCTGCTATTTGAAAGTGAATGCAAATAGCAATCATGGGTATATTATTGGTGCTTTTGTAGATTTGTTGGCAGGTCTTAGTTTTGCTTCTTCTACTAGTAGTGATTCTTGCTCTTTCTACACTTCTTCTTTTTCCGATGATTCTCCTTCAACTCCTTGCTTATCTTCATTAATCAGAAGCCGATGAGGAGGAGATTCATGTAAGTCCCGGCTGTTTATCTTTATTAGAAGCTCATATAAtgagattattaaagaaaattaaactaaAGATGATAAGCATCATCTTAGATTgttaatttctttctttcttattctttTGCTGTCTCATTAATTTACAGATAAAATATAATCAGTAGCTGCAGATATGATATAGAGTAAAATCTTTTTCATGAACCTTGAATGAGATTGATCGATTTTTTTATCCTTTATAATATTGGAAAACTTGAAAGAAATTAATAAGCCTAGTAGccgattaatttaaatttaatttttttttatattatatgagTAAGATAATAATATAGAGAAATTCTTAATTTCTTATAGGTAAAATTAGTCTacgaattaaaaataaatatgtaatcatatttaatttttagctttcatttttatgtttataaataaaaaaataatgtaaaataagttaattaatataatttataaataacgtAATATATATCCTCTCTCTTAAAAAATAGAAATCTATCTGGATTTGGTATTCAAGCTATCAAACTGTCATTGTTGCTATATGTAGGAAATTTCCTCTTCACCTTAAAAAGGCAGTCATTATCTTTtagtgtttttcttttttttttttaattatcttttaGTATTTAAATGAGACAAAAGAATCATTTTcatgattttattatttaaaaaataaataaatttagagTGAACAAAAGCTTTCATAGTATAAAAAtgagtttaataattattaaaattaagtatttatatttaaatttatatatttttatatattttttaattaattttatatatatttcgatataaatatttatgtttaaataaattattttatatttgtacattattaaaaaaaattcatggcACCCTAAATTTTTAAAACGTCTTATTACACACCTCTACTTCAATAAAAGGGAATTAAGATATTCTTAAAATTCTcacattaattaatatattaattggaGATGGTAATGGGTAGGATATCCACTAAAATTACCCTATACAAATCTGAATtcgattaatattatcaaaattccAATCTATTTTAAacctgattaaaatttatttcaattatccAAACTCGCTCTAAACTCAATTATTATTACTCGAAAAAACTtaaatccatttaattttatattttttaattaatattttacataaaaattattttgattaataatttatattttaaaaatttaataattttattaaatatttcaatttcattttacataaaataaaatttataaatattattataaaaaatatatattttatatttaattaaatatttatataaatgagttcAAAAAATAAATACTTAACATGTAAAATACGAATATATTAtgtgtattattttttaaattcaaatcccTCCCAAACCCGAATATATAATATCCAAATTAATCCTATTAAAATTCAATCAaattaaatacacataaaaatcTGATTCGTTGTCATCCTTAATTTCAATCACACTAAAGTAATAACCTATTGACTAAaggtattttaatttcaatctaAGTTAAGTTATATACATTAATTGAAGTGTGTTACGTAATATTTTTAAAGTTCAACACAtcacaaattttttttaataaaatttaaaaaataaatttatatatttaattaatatttattttaataattagtaAATTCATTCCTATTCTGGCAAAAGCTAATATTAGCTAACTTAATAAAAGTGGCAGAGAATACATCTGAACCCATGCAAAACAAATCAGAGAGATGCACGTGTAATCtgtgtgatgggagtaaaatcagACCATTGAAAAGGGCACTGACCAAATGGGACAGATCAGGGCCGTTGAATTTAAAATAGACTGTCATCATCAGTTGATCGGTACAATTCCAGCACAGAATTTTGGAGTGGTCcaaacacacacatatatatatatatatatatatatatatatatatatatatatatatatatatatattaatatggcaaaatttattttgaatgatcatattcattttttttaaattgtagtgTGGGATTAGAGAAAGATaatcattaatataaaattacaaataataataataataataataataataatagagagaaatataataatttactatTATAATCTTATTTTGAAAAGttttaacaaattaaaagaaaatataaataggAGAAAACTAAACACAATCggcttaaataattttaataacaattttgagctcaacaattaaataataataataataattttctacACTATGCATACAAGATAACTTTTGTTCCACTTTATTCaaacatttaaattattatatttttcataatttacaacatataatAGATATAAATAAAAGTGTTGTGAAATTAATTATTAggcatttataattaattaaattgtgtgaaattaagcATACTTGTTAGGTTTATATATTAATCTACTAACTGAACcataatcaataaaatttaaatcgATTTGCAAAACCGTACTATAAATTAGCAATCTTAATTTTGGATAATGATGCttgattatatataattaatcacAATATAatgtataattatataaaaactaaatctctatatctcaactgtcattATTCGAGGTTTATAGCTAACTAATAAGCTTTAATCTTGAATCTTTGAGCTAAAGATTCTTGTCACAGAGGCGAAGCTTCTAAACCTTGTGCCGCGGCCTCTTTTTAAACCCTAAGTTTCACAATAATCAACGCAGGGGTAATACTACGTAATTAAATAGTTGAtattaagtaattatttattaattaattagtatttttttttttaaatttcaatgttAATTGTAATAACTATAATCAACATGTCGGAAATCACGGATTCGTAATTGTAAATCAAAAAACATATAGTCTCTGCTTTAGAAATTGGGCCAAAATTAGTTAATCTAATCTCCATCATCAAAATAATCTAAGTGATTTTAGTTTGCATCATTTTATaaaacccttaatttttaaaaataattttaaataaaactcataatatatttattatttttatgtggcatgaattttaaatatatttttaaaaatttaaattataatttgacatgaaaatttcatattattgaaataaaaaataaagtatacATATAGGGAAAAGTAGTGTTTACTCCGCAGGCTTTTAATTGTCAAAACTTTGGAAGATACGTATTTTTTAGAAGAAAACAACTGATGGATGAGATGATGACCAATTGAAGACATTATCATTTTCcaagaaaattaaattttccAGAAAATTTGTGACAAAACATTATAGAAGTTGGTGTCTGTCCATTTCATTTTAATATgtacattaattatttatttttttttttggcatgatACAATGAAGATTTTTTTTGTTTactaaatgatttaaaaaattcaaacttttataagtttttcaattttaacaaaattttttaattttattaatttaattttaaattttcacattaattttaattttaacaattaacttaattagataatttaattaatagaaatagtttaaatattgccaatattattaatattagtccatcattataattttttttttatcattttagtgattattttaaaaaataaataaaaatatttttttattgaaaacatttaatttataattagatttattttggttatattatttattaatattttatatttaaacattTGAATTTTTTCATTTGTTAGATCTTAAATGCAAGATAAAAtgagagagaaaaaaattaaaattaaaataataataatattattattatatatatattattcaattgttatattttttttacTAATAGGAAGTTTggtaaaattaatgaaaatattaaaattattgaataaattaataaaattaaattgattagataaaattaacaatatataaataaatatatttaaataatttgtcaattgataagtttaattattttttattaaatttattactaaaattaaaaatagtatgaaaattttatgattaaattaataaaattaaaatatctaaAATTGGTAATtcacataaaaattttaattttttaatcatttaatttttttcttttaaggaAAACAACCTAACAGCAGAAAATTGAACAAACGAAGCAGCTGGCAGGGATGAAAGAAATATCAAGAAGGCTAAAAGGCGATTGAGCAGCCTCATTCAACAATCCTTTAAGGAGATTTGGTGGGGTTAACCACTACTGTTGTTGCACACTCTTCTTATTAAAGACTCCATAAATATTATCCATCAGTCCCCTGTCAAACTAATAATTATGATCCTTCatcataataaatttattctgatatgatttaaattttgggtTAGGGATTGCAATAAGATATGGATTGGGTTGAGGATCGCTTCCCTTTTCTTCATCCTGCAGAGAATCAAGATCGAGATGGAAACTTTCCTGCTAAGTGCGAGCGGTGCAGGatgaatttctttgtaatttttattttattttattttattatttcagtttataactaaataatacaaatttattcatttaaaaaataaaattgaaatttgaaatataatcttaataatatatataatttaagtaattaagtacataaaataaattaattttctgGTAAACGGATTATTTAATAAAACATTGATGGAGTGGGTGAAGAGAAAGTGACCAGTGATCCGCGAAAGAGACTGTGAAGCACCAACCTTATCCTAAATCCGCTGCATGCTTCTACCAACATGGGAATCGGATTGAATGTCATTGCCAGCGCTTTAATGATGAAGttacactattttttttttttttttttgagagaatagatttcattttttttttttttaagataaagGGACTTCCATTGATAAGTAGGCTTGAAAGCTAAATACAGGAAAACCATTATATAAAAGGCCCCTAGCTCCAAAAAATAAGTCTAGCTAACCAGAAACCCCTAGCGCACTCAATAAGGCCCAAGCCCATTTATAAAAAAACCTAGCTGAAGCGGGTGACCCACCCCAAAGCCAAAAGCCCGGCATTCTCTCAACCACAGTGCCACATCAGACGAGGAATAGAGGGATACTGCAACTTTCAACTTTCACCGATGGGAGATTTGAGCAAATTGACACATAAGACTAGGCCACACTCGGCGAAATGCTTGATAACAAAGGCCCCAGCAACCCATGAGTTGAGCAGGAACTGGCGCTAAGCAAGGGAAACGAGAAGAACATAAAACTATGAGGGTGGAAGGAGACATCACTCTTTTGCATCTCAATCTCCTATGAGGGCAGGAAACCATTGAGGCAGATCAATGCGCACTCCCGACCCACCCATTAGATCTGCCATCAAATGCCTCATATCAATaacaatattttatatttaagtaataatatattatatttaaaatacaatatattgtaAAACAAAAATATagagaattttataaaaatattttctatcgtGCATAATATAATATTTGTATCATATTGTAAATATATTttgtgtttttatttttaattataaattaatcgtGTATAtgataagatatatataaaattaggatacttaaaataattttattgtaatttttcatgATTTAAATCAAAATCTTACTACTGAATATTATATTGATAaagatttaaaaaattttataatatgataatttttaattatataattttataagaaaatgATAGAATtacattaattttctttttttgttagaATCGTagacaataattttaattattacttaaaaagtaaaatttaaaacTATATAATAGTAAATTGaggatttataaaaaaaaaatataaaagttatatatatatcaaaaggtATGCAACAGCCTGCAGAGGTGGAGccaaattaattttctttttccaaTAGAAtaacaaacaaataaataaaaatttatttcattttattctaTTGATGATTTTGAGacgccaaaataaaattaaaattaaaaggttaatatatatgtatatatatttacaCGTTTATGGAGATATATACCTATAAAACATTAATTATATAACATATTATTTATATTAGGTTATTAAATGTAATTATCtttactaaaaaattaaaattcaaaataactcacagtataaaataatttaaactcAGAATAAATTATCTAAATCTGAACCTTCTAAATTAACTTATTTACTGCTTTTACACAATTGTCAATTTATTATATCTTCCTTCCTATCACTTACCAACCAAAAAGAAAAGGCACCTGCCTATCTTGGGTCAAATAGAAGACGATTTGGGGCCATCGGGCCAGCATAACCTGCAATTGTGCACCCCAGCTGCTCTCGGAAGTTGCATGATGATAGCCCACTCTTCACATATTCTTTTTTCGCTTTTTTTACTTCATACCCACATCCAGATTTAGAATCTGAAATTAAACAAAATAAGCATGATTTATATGGATTAACTTTGTTGTTAACATTTTGAAATATTATTGGTTGTGTTTTGCTTCATAATGTAGATATCCCATGATTCTCTTACTCAACAAAAAGAATATCAAGATCCTGCATTGAAAAGAAAAACCCAACACAGAAATATATAGATTTTTCTGTTACTTATTTAGAAAAGAAAAAACAGAGAGATGGAAATTTTATCCAAGGTCAATGGACATATTGCAGACAATGTTGCCTCGATAAGTTAAAAGGAAATGGAATCATTGTAAGATGCATAATTGTATTGAACATAGGTGAATATGTCACATTATTTGTCTTAATATTGTATGTAAATTCTTATATGAAGAAAGAGTATAAGTGAATTCAATGTTAGACATTATGATGTCTAAATTATCATTTATACGTAATTTGATAAATACATATATTCAATGAGAAAAGGATCTGTAACATCTAATTTATATCACATGTACAACAATGAAAATGCAAGTGAACTCTCACTTGATATTATATAAGAACGTAAAAATTATAAGTAATTTTTACCAATACCCCACGACTCCAATTAATCACTCAAAACTTAATTTAATGTTATCTATCTTATGGCTTTGTCAAAGGATCATAAATGATACAATTTGGCAAACATTTCTATTTATTGATATGTCAATTGGTTTATGTTTACGATAAAGATAAAATCGTGAATACACGGTATGATAAATAAGATTAGAAAAATATTAATGTGATAAAATAATCATGAGTATTGCATATTATCCTAACAAATATATAACAAAAATGTTTTTGAAGTCTGTATCGGTCACACAATTTATTTATCAAATACAAGGTTTGCAAAAGGTTAAGGAAGAAAGAGATGATCCTATCATACATGGATGGAAGATGTCAGATATTATGATGGGGTCAACCATTAAAGGTAACCCAGTCCACACCCATATCAAtggatatgaataaaaattatacaATAATTAAGAGTATTGTATCTATTGTCGATTGTAATCTAAACACTGCAGATATCCATCTGCAAAACATAACGATAGATATGCTATTTGTATCTCAAGTGATCTCTAATCTAACTGAGTTAGACACTTAAGAAAACAAAATAACGAAAGACGTTTGTATGACTCTTTATAAGTGTGTATCTAGAAAATAATGTGGAACGCAAAGGAAAGATTTTGGAGTAGCAAACAAGCATTTAAGCTATTTAGAAAGATCTTTTCTCTCTAAATAATTCTTGGAGCAACTTTTTATGAGCTTTCTGCAAATAAAGTACATCTAAACTGCGAACTACAATTctataatatgattatatttgGATTGATGATTCAAACATAAATACATGAGTATTTATATGTCAATGGATTTGATCCATGGTGTCTTATACTTCAACATATCTATTACTCTAATGAGAACAATTAAGAATTCAAATTCTTATTTTATTCGATTCCTCATATATATACGCTCTTTATTTATTTCGATTCTGTTGTGATTTATTTTCAAGCAAATGTTTCTGGGTTTCTTGAATATGAAATCCTCATATTAGTTTTTAGTTTTTGCTTTGTTATTGGTTCTTCTGTTGTTAGCCTGGATTTTGAATTTGTCCTGAGATCTTTAAACGGGTTCCTTTTGTTGCTGTTAGGCTCTTTTGTCATGAGTTAGTATCTCTCCTTTCTATGTATTTCTCCTATTTCCAGATCTTCTAGTTAATTATTAATGAATtttacttattaaaaaaaaaaaaatgggaagTCCAGCatcaattaaaatgagaaaatATTGCATTAATCCAAAAATGTATAATTAGAACTTAGAAGGAAAAGTTACTAGGATGTAAAAACATGACCTTCAACATGGGCAATTTTAGTGACAAATATGAAATTATGTCCTTCATTGTCACCACCATCTCTCTAGTTAGAGATTTTCGAAGtccaaaatatttaaaaatagccCTTCTTGATGAGCTTGTAACGAGGCATATTTATGAATTtatatcatatttaattaaaaatttcaaggcattgattttataaattttttaatttatatgtttTTTACTTATTCTATCTTTTTAATGTTTCTAATATTCGTATGATTAATTAACGAGTGTTGATGGGGCAAAAAAGAGGTCGCTCGCCAATTAATCCCAATCTTCGTTTAATGTACCTTTTTAATGTTCATCACTTATTGAAACGGTACCATTACCAATGTCTGTTTTTATCTAACAACAGTGTACTTCTTGATAGAAATATGACACAAAGGCAACAACAATATCACCTTTTAATGTCTTTAAATTAAGTACATTAGAGGCACGGCCAAGTTGCAGATAAGCTCTCTCGTTCATGGGTATAAGAACAGTTTTCATTGTAGGTCATTTTATTTCTCGTCTAAGAAAAGCAATtaatataattgaaaattaataagTTGTACTTTCTGAATTAAGTGTAAtggaatttattaatttatttattaatttattatatattaaattatattacagatattattatttttatatttaaaaataaattatgtcttaaaaaattaatttacaattaaaTATATCTATATCGTActtcttaaaaaataaatttcctAAAAATATACTTTACTTCCTAAGAAATAGAGCATTCTGAGCCAAACAACGGTAAAGCTttgttttaattcaatcaaaggtAAACCCTGCTTAGCTTTGATAGGATTTTAACAATAATAGCTACATGATAACTATATAAAGTTTATCTAATTTAATTCTACTACCAAGAATCTGTAGTTTTGTTGCTAAAAAAATAGATTAAtcagtaaataaattttaaattaataaaaaaacataaatttgtaacactcttaatttttaaataattattttatatataaatattttaatctaaCTCTGGTGTTGTAGCCTTTGCGTTACATTTACAATTTTTGGCTGAGCAGATAAGTTACCGGAATCACTTCGGAACCGGATCAAAGTTATAAGCTACCCTACTATTT
It encodes:
- the LOC110632670 gene encoding transcription repressor OFP13-like, which translates into the protein MGKKMKLPFLSKINADSSSSSSSWPWPVYCQQPKTLSFRTSENMFKTLNSAYIDVGDTPAQSWFTNSSESASFSTASDESAGADEPSLETVIQGLRSERLFFEPGETSSILEEAKAGGGELPFKESVVLSMDSQDPYVDFKKSMEEMVEAHGLKEREGLEELLCCYLKVNANSNHGYIIGAFVDLLAGLSFASSTSSDSCSFYTSSFSDDSPSTPCLSSLIRSR